In Bradyrhizobium sp. 170, the DNA window ACGAAAAGGGGACTAACCAGAATAAGGCCAGCGATTGCGGCGGCAACGTCGAATGCTCGCTTGATTGCTCGGTTGAAAGGAGTGAGGGGGCACTGGCAGATCCGCATTGTCACCATGTTGCCGAACTGAGTGATCCGCGACACGGCCATGAGATCGATGGATCCAATAGGGACGACATGAACGTCAACTGGCAGGTCTGATAGAGCGCTGGCAAGCGCGAGAGCAGACCGAACTTCCAGCTCCGAAGTCAGAATGACAATGTCATCCGCGCGGAGGAGCCGGCAATCCGCAACCAGTTGGCGGGTATCAGGTAGCGCTTGGACCGCGCCGGGACGGGCCACTACTGAGGTGTCGGTGCGAGCCGTCGGAAAGTCGAACGAGCGGATGGTCCGAAGTCCTGTGGCGAATGCTCGAGCGGAAAAACGGGAGCAGTGACTCGGATCCCCTATAAGTATGATGCGCCTGGCGTCGATCAACCCTGATGCAATGGCAGGCTGTAGTAGTGAGAACCATATTGCCCGCGTGCAAAGTACCGTAATGAAAACACTCACAGCTTGGGCTACGATAGTAGCGCGCGAGTAGTCTCCCGAGACTTTCAGGAGGAATATCGTCGCGATGAAGAAGGCGAATACGAAGAGAACGCTGCTGGCGCCGCTCCAGATGAAAACGTGTCGAGGCTGCGTCTGGATCCGCGAGTATTGCCGGAGCCCTATAGAAACGAGCAAAAGCATTGTGGAAATCAGAAATGATTCCGGAATGTACTTGGCGTCGTCCGGATTCAGCAGGATCACCCGATGATAGAGGACGGCTGCGAAATAGGCCGCGACGGCTACGAGCACGAATTCGGTACTTGCTACCAATACCAATAGCGCAGCTAATCGGCCGCCCTTGCCCGCTGGGATGGCCTTGCTGCCAGCGACCAACTGGGCCGGAAGCTGGGTAGAGGTCGGCGAATTGGTAACATAACTCACCAGTCACCCCCAATCGTTCCCAGTCATCCGCCTTCCAGCAAATCATTAGCATTCGGGTAACTGGGCGGAAATTGGCTATAACTGGGTAGAGAGAGGTAACCACGATGGCCGATTGAGCCGGGGCGGTGCGGAGTTAAATTGCCGAATAATCAAGAGGACAGATCTGGCGAACATAGTGAAGAAGGCGGTGAGCGCCCGCAGCGCCAATGAGGAAACAGAACGTTGGTTTTGCGGATGGTCTGTTGGGACGGTCTGCTCCAACGGGGGACAGATTTGAACGATTTCACGGGATGAGCACGTTGGTGATGACCACGTTGGTACAGAGAGTTTCCGCCATGACGAACTCCATGCTGCGCAATTGTTCCCAGTTCGACGTGTTTGGCAGTAAGTCCGGCCGTTGCCTCAAATGGGGCCTGGTGGCTATTGCCCTGGCAATCTCTACCCAAGCAAAGGCCGAATATCGAGTAAACATCGGAGATGTCCTGGAGGTGGCCGTGGCTGGCGTACCGGAGCTACGGCATCGTGCAACCGTCCAAATGGATGGCAACATCTCGTTGCCGCTGGTCGGAATGCTTCCAGTAGCCGGCCTTCCCGTACCGCAGATTCGAGCCAAAATCGGCACCGCACTGGCCGGCAAGGTGTATCGGCAGAGGACTTCGGATGGCCGTGAGGCCGTCATCGTGATCGACGCGAATGAGGTCACGACGACCGTGGCGGAATACAGGCCCATATACATAAATGGCGACGTCTCGAGGCCGGGTGAATATCCTTATCGTCCGGCAACCACCGCACGCCAACTCGTCGCAGTTGCGGGCGGCTACGACATCATGCGTATCAGAATGAACAACCCGTATCTCGAGTCAGCAGACCTGAGAGCCGAGTATGGATCGCTTTGGACGGAGTTCGCCAAAGAGCAGGCGCACTTGTGGCGTATCAAGACGGAACTCGGAGAGGCGACCCAGATCAGTCCAAGCGCTGTGACGGACGTACCGATAGCTCGATCGGCGATTTCGGAAATCGTCAATGCAGAAACGGAGTATTTGAAGACGAGGCAGAGTGATTATCAGAAGGAAAAGACGTTCCTTCAGCGCGGCGTCCAACAGGGAGAGGACCAGGTCCGCGTGCTCTCAGAGCAGCAGAAGAAAGAGGAAGAGGGTTTTCAGGCAGACCTCGAAGAACTGCAGAAAGCGTCCGACCTCTACGGCAAGGGTTCATTGACCAGCCCTCGCGTGACGGATGCGCGGCGCGCGGTGCTACTGTCATCAACTCGGAAGCTGCAGACCTCCGCGCAGCTCATGCAGGTAAAGACGCAACAGGACGAGCTCACCAGAAGGCTGGGAAGGCTCGACGACCAGCGGAGGCTCGACTTGCTCCGTGAGCTGCAAGCCACCAGCTTGAGGCTCAACCAAATCCGCGAAAGGCTGCAGAGCGTCGGCGAGAAGCTTCAGTACACTGCGATGGTTCGATCACAACTCGTACGAGGAGCCGGCAGTAAGCCCGACATCGCCATCATTAGAAAAGGCGAGAAAGGGCCGGAACGGATTATCGCGAGCGAAGATACCGAGTTGCAGCCGGGTGACGCCATCGAGGTCACCCTCCGATACCAGGACGGTCCTGACGCGCCTCCCCGAAAGCTGAGCAGTTCAAAAATCCCACCGGCGCTGACCACGGCCGATTCGCTGCGCGTCGACAGCAGGTGATGAGGACCAGAAGCGGCGCGATCGTCGGGACCAGCAGATCCTCGTCACCGCTCATCACGCGCACGACAACAAGATCGACAAGCTCGCCGAAATCAGCGGTCAGGATTCCATCGGCATCATCTATTCTACTCTCACGCGCACCTTGGCTTTGATTGCAATCCCGACGAGTACAAAATCCATGGCAAGCTCTGCGCTTGGGCTAGTTACGCCAGGCAGCAGAGCAAAGCCGAGAGGAAAGACCTCATGTTTCAACGACTAATTAAGTTCGCTGCATGGGCCGGTCTGTGTGTCATTGCTTATTCGACCCTGTCGCCGCTTAGAGATAGGCCGGTTTTGCTGACCTCGTTGAAGCTGGAACATCTTGCGGCATTTGTCGTTCTCGGCACGCTCTTCTGCTTAGCCTATCCCCGACGCACTCGCGCCGTCCTACTCATCGTATTTGGCAGCGCCGCGTTGCTTGAGCTTCTGCAGTTGCTTACTCCGGATCGCCACGCGCGAACCTTAGACGCAATCCAAAAAATTGCTGGAGGCGCCGCTGGCGTTTTCACTGGCCGCGCTGTTCTACGTTTCGATCGAGCACGTTTCTGGTTGTTACGCGGCTCAGACACCCACCCACCCACGCCCTGAAATCCGCTGCGAGGCTATCCCGCGTCGTGCTTCCCGAACTGTCGAGAAGGCCACCAACATTAGACATCATAGCTTTCGCCTCCTCGATTCCTGCGGGGGCGGCCTTGGCATAGTGGCCTTGGCGCTTTGCTCGCATCGCCGCGGGTGCCGAAAGTTCCTCATTTCGCAAGGATCGATGGATCGTAGGTTTCTGCGAGCGCGAAGTTCGCCTGGGCGCTTCCCATCTCGACTGCGCGCTCGAGTACAAGCCGCGCCGCGCCTATGTCCGCCGCCTCGACTACGGCAAGACCTCGAACACTCCATCGCTCCGCTTTTA includes these proteins:
- a CDS encoding undecaprenyl-phosphate glucose phosphotransferase; amino-acid sequence: MSYVTNSPTSTQLPAQLVAGSKAIPAGKGGRLAALLVLVASTEFVLVAVAAYFAAVLYHRVILLNPDDAKYIPESFLISTMLLLVSIGLRQYSRIQTQPRHVFIWSGASSVLFVFAFFIATIFLLKVSGDYSRATIVAQAVSVFITVLCTRAIWFSLLQPAIASGLIDARRIILIGDPSHCSRFSARAFATGLRTIRSFDFPTARTDTSVVARPGAVQALPDTRQLVADCRLLRADDIVILTSELEVRSALALASALSDLPVDVHVVPIGSIDLMAVSRITQFGNMVTMRICQCPLTPFNRAIKRAFDVAAAIAGLILVSPLFVIVPLAIKLDSRGPVLFRQTRHGYNNEPISVLKFRTMTVMEDGGNFKPVVRHDPRVTRLGRFLRHTNIDELPQLINVLAGSMSLVGPRPHATSQNEVFAELISSFFRRHNVKPGITGWAQVNGYRGDTDTLEKMQRRVEHDLYYIDNWSLLFDLRIILLTFFSREAYANAY
- a CDS encoding polysaccharide biosynthesis/export family protein, whose product is MTNSMLRNCSQFDVFGSKSGRCLKWGLVAIALAISTQAKAEYRVNIGDVLEVAVAGVPELRHRATVQMDGNISLPLVGMLPVAGLPVPQIRAKIGTALAGKVYRQRTSDGREAVIVIDANEVTTTVAEYRPIYINGDVSRPGEYPYRPATTARQLVAVAGGYDIMRIRMNNPYLESADLRAEYGSLWTEFAKEQAHLWRIKTELGEATQISPSAVTDVPIARSAISEIVNAETEYLKTRQSDYQKEKTFLQRGVQQGEDQVRVLSEQQKKEEEGFQADLEELQKASDLYGKGSLTSPRVTDARRAVLLSSTRKLQTSAQLMQVKTQQDELTRRLGRLDDQRRLDLLRELQATSLRLNQIRERLQSVGEKLQYTAMVRSQLVRGAGSKPDIAIIRKGEKGPERIIASEDTELQPGDAIEVTLRYQDGPDAPPRKLSSSKIPPALTTADSLRVDSR
- a CDS encoding VanZ family protein, which codes for MFQRLIKFAAWAGLCVIAYSTLSPLRDRPVLLTSLKLEHLAAFVVLGTLFCLAYPRRTRAVLLIVFGSAALLELLQLLTPDRHARTLDAIQKIAGGAAGVFTGRAVLRFDRARFWLLRGSDTHPPTP